A genome region from Gadus macrocephalus chromosome 15, ASM3116895v1 includes the following:
- the cfap36 gene encoding cilia- and flagella-associated protein 36 isoform X3, with protein sequence MAEEDWVLESIVGYLGSPEWVIPVSDFMEINCSVFDDEDENKLTYTEIHKQFKQLVEKLLDNHMQEIGINEQQFVEAYTSPFAKAKTLQVVFQPVLATDDFQMFRSLMVQRNMELQLQALRVIKERHGALPECLTDGADVMSELEQQEMTILQEVLKKSKEEYDEGLSQRRVGSTSGPCSGSRTPGEAPTQNLGSSRAQAPRSPSSGRAALREEAGVLNDPEGTSGPAATKQPTASKVLPVVRAPVKGGEPPADPYPGSQEQGNTKQSSTEPSLDDARREAGIPKPYTELSESQQQQVQQRAQYLREQRDKLQALKRGQQNGRQTAIPEERAPHPPPAPVTPEAVGQRNGAPSPPPPAPHAPTSKQKEVSAEEKKKLQKRKHLAEKLKEEVIKK encoded by the exons ATGGCCGAGGAGGACTGGGTGCTGGAGAGTATTGTTGGCTATTTGGGGAGTCCGGAGTGGGTGATTCCTGTCTCTGACTTCATGGAGATCAACTGCTCAG TTTTTGACGATGAAGACGAGAACAAATTGACCTACACGGAAATCCACAAGCAGTTCAAGCAGCTG GTAGAGAAGCTGTTGGACAACCACATGCAGGAGATTGGCATAAATGAGCAGCAGTTTGTCGAAGCCTACACCTCTCCCTTCGCCAAGGCAAAAACTTTGCAG GTGGTTTTCCAGCCAGTCCTGGCCACCGATGACTTCCAGATGTTTCGCTCATTGATGGTCCAGAGAAATATGGAGCTGCAGTTGCAGGCGCTTAGGGTTATCAAGGAGAGACatg GTGCTCTTCCAGAGTGTCTTACAGACGGTGCCGATGTGATGTCAGAGCTGGAGCAACAGGAGATGACGATTCTGCAGGAGGTTCTTAA AAAGTCAAAGGAGGAGTATGACGAAGGGCTGTCTCAGAGGAGGGTCGGCTCCACCTCGGGTCCCTGTTCCGGCAGCAGGACTCCGGGGGAGGCCCCAACCCAGAACCTGGGCAGCAGCCGAGCCCAG GCCCCCAGAAGCCCCAGCAGTGGCAGAGCGGCCCTAAGAGAGGaagcaggggttctcaacgATCCTGAAGGGACCAGCGGCCCCGCTGCCACCAAACAGCCCACAG CCTCCAAAGTGCTTCCAGTCGTCAGAGCACCGGTGAAGGGGGGCGAGCCCCCAGCAGACCCCTACCCCGGGTCCCAGGAGCAAGGCAACACTAAGCAGAGTTCTACGGAGCCAAGTCTGGACGATGCGCGCAGGGAGGCGGGCATCCCCAAGCCCTACACC GAGCTGTCCgagtcccagcagcagcaggtccagCAGAGGGCCCAGTACCTgcgggagcagagagacaaGCTGCAGGCTCTGAAGCGGGGACAGCAGAATGGCCGACAGACGGCCATTCCGGAGGAGAGAGCCCCTcacccacccccagcccccgtcACCCCG GAGGCAGTGGGCCAGAGGAACGGGGCTCCTAGCCCACCTCCCCCAGCACCACATGCTCCCACCTCCAAACAGAAG GAGGTCTCTgctgaggagaagaagaaactCCAGAAGAGGAAGCACCTGGCTGAGAAGCTGAAAGAAGAAGTCATTAAAAAATGA
- the cfap36 gene encoding cilia- and flagella-associated protein 36 isoform X1, whose translation MITSGQPLISSLSDFTPVTEQTVTELIRKAKTTTCQLDPLPTSLVKACLPSISPMITNIINSSLTTGTVPPTLKLAAITPILKKPGADPIDLNHYRPISNLPFISKTLERVVATQLQSHLDTNNLHKPFQSGFHPKHSTETALVKITNDLLRAADSGLLTILILLDLSAAFDTISHPLLLDRLTGIGILVLHQFVQLSNHKSGCSGVSLGVPQGSVLGPLLFTTYLLPLGTLLRHHGVHFHCYADDTQVYISTKPTAAIPPTSLITCLEEIRSWLSRNFLKLNGNRTEALLIGSKSTLTKSQHTPAPLIIIDGFPVPFSSKVKSLGVILDNTLSFAPHIHNITRTAFGHLRNIARLRPSLTQSSTEILVHSFVTSRIDYCNALLTVIPTKLINRLQIIQNSAARIITRTKSSDHITPVLIQLHWLPVHYRIQYKTLPTKLSTT comes from the coding sequence atgatcacctctggccaacctctcatcagctccctctctgacttcaccccagtaacagaacagaccgttacagaactcatccgcaaagccaaaaccaccacctgtcagctcgatcctcttcccacctcccttgtcaaagcatgtctaccGTCCAtatcccccatgatcaccaacataattaactcctccctcactactggtaccgTACCCCcaactctcaagctggctgccatcactcccatcctgaaaaaacctggtgctgacccaattgaccttaaccattaccggcccatctccaatctccctttcatctccaaaacacttgaaagggtggttgccacacaactacagtcccaccttgacacaaacaatctccacaaaccgttccaatctggcttccatccaaaacacagcactgaaacagccctagtcaaaatcaccaacgacctcctccgtgcagccgactctggattactcaccattctcatcctcctcgatctcagcgcagcattcgacaccatctcccaccctctgctcctggaccgcctgacTGGCATTGGGATACTGGTGCTGCaccaatttgttcaactaagcaaccacaagtctgggtgttcaggtgtctcactgggagtcccccaggggtcagtcttgggtccactcctgttcaccacttacctcctcccgctgggcacactcctccgtcaccatggggtccattttcactgctacgctgacgacacacaggtctacatctccaccaaacccaccgctgccatcccccccacctccctcatcacgtgcctggaagagatccggagctggttgagcaggaacttcctgaaactcaatggaaacaggaccgaggccctgctcatcggctccaaatccaccctcaccaaatcacaacacaccccagctccactcataatcatcgatggattcccagtacccttctcctccaaagtcaagagcctcggcgtcatcctggacaacaccctctcattcgcaccccatattcacaacatcacccggactgcattcggccacctccgcaacatcgccagactccgcccatcactgacccaatccagcactgaaatcctagttcactcatttgtcacatcacgcatagactactgcaacgccctacTCACCGTaatccccaccaaactcatcaacagactgcagatcattcagaactcagccgcccggatcatcacccgcaccaaatcatctgaccacatcacccctgtcctcatccaacttcactggctcccagtacactaccgcatccaatacaaaaccctacctacaaagctctccacaacctag
- the cfap36 gene encoding cilia- and flagella-associated protein 36 isoform X5: protein MAEEDWVLESIVGYLGSPEWVIPVSDFMEINCSVFDDEDENKLTYTEIHKQFKQLVVFQPVLATDDFQMFRSLMVQRNMELQLQALRVIKERHGALPECLTDGADVMSELEQQEMTILQEVLKKSKEEYDEGLSQRRVGSTSGPCSGSRTPGEAPTQNLGSSRAQGTLVYSWSQAPRSPSSGRAALREEAGVLNDPEGTSGPAATKQPTASKVLPVVRAPVKGGEPPADPYPGSQEQGNTKQSSTEPSLDDARREAGIPKPYTELSESQQQQVQQRAQYLREQRDKLQALKRGQQNGRQTAIPEERAPHPPPAPVTPEAVGQRNGAPSPPPPAPHAPTSKQKEVSAEEKKKLQKRKHLAEKLKEEVIKK, encoded by the exons ATGGCCGAGGAGGACTGGGTGCTGGAGAGTATTGTTGGCTATTTGGGGAGTCCGGAGTGGGTGATTCCTGTCTCTGACTTCATGGAGATCAACTGCTCAG TTTTTGACGATGAAGACGAGAACAAATTGACCTACACGGAAATCCACAAGCAGTTCAAGCAGCTG GTGGTTTTCCAGCCAGTCCTGGCCACCGATGACTTCCAGATGTTTCGCTCATTGATGGTCCAGAGAAATATGGAGCTGCAGTTGCAGGCGCTTAGGGTTATCAAGGAGAGACatg GTGCTCTTCCAGAGTGTCTTACAGACGGTGCCGATGTGATGTCAGAGCTGGAGCAACAGGAGATGACGATTCTGCAGGAGGTTCTTAA AAAGTCAAAGGAGGAGTATGACGAAGGGCTGTCTCAGAGGAGGGTCGGCTCCACCTCGGGTCCCTGTTCCGGCAGCAGGACTCCGGGGGAGGCCCCAACCCAGAACCTGGGCAGCAGCCGAGCCCAG GGAACCCTGGTTTACTCCTGGTCCCAGGCCCCCAGAAGCCCCAGCAGTGGCAGAGCGGCCCTAAGAGAGGaagcaggggttctcaacgATCCTGAAGGGACCAGCGGCCCCGCTGCCACCAAACAGCCCACAG CCTCCAAAGTGCTTCCAGTCGTCAGAGCACCGGTGAAGGGGGGCGAGCCCCCAGCAGACCCCTACCCCGGGTCCCAGGAGCAAGGCAACACTAAGCAGAGTTCTACGGAGCCAAGTCTGGACGATGCGCGCAGGGAGGCGGGCATCCCCAAGCCCTACACC GAGCTGTCCgagtcccagcagcagcaggtccagCAGAGGGCCCAGTACCTgcgggagcagagagacaaGCTGCAGGCTCTGAAGCGGGGACAGCAGAATGGCCGACAGACGGCCATTCCGGAGGAGAGAGCCCCTcacccacccccagcccccgtcACCCCG GAGGCAGTGGGCCAGAGGAACGGGGCTCCTAGCCCACCTCCCCCAGCACCACATGCTCCCACCTCCAAACAGAAG GAGGTCTCTgctgaggagaagaagaaactCCAGAAGAGGAAGCACCTGGCTGAGAAGCTGAAAGAAGAAGTCATTAAAAAATGA
- the cfap36 gene encoding cilia- and flagella-associated protein 36 isoform X4, which translates to MAEEDWVLESIVGYLGSPEWVIPVSDFMEINCSVFDDEDENKLTYTEIHKQFKQLVEKLLDNHMQEIGINEQQFVEAYTSPFAKAKTLQVVFQPVLATDDFQMFRSLMVQRNMELQLQALRVIKERHGALPECLTDGADVMSELEQQEMTILQEVLKKSKEEYDEGLSQRRVGSTSGPCSGSRTPGEAPTQNLGSSRAQGTLVYSWSQAPRSPSSGRAALREEAGVLNDPEGTSGPAATKQPTASKVLPVVRAPVKGGEPPADPYPGSQEQGNTKQSSTEPSLDDARREAGIPKPYTELSESQQQQVQQRAQYLREQRDKLQALKRGQQNGRQTAIPEERAPHPPPAPVTPEVSAEEKKKLQKRKHLAEKLKEEVIKK; encoded by the exons ATGGCCGAGGAGGACTGGGTGCTGGAGAGTATTGTTGGCTATTTGGGGAGTCCGGAGTGGGTGATTCCTGTCTCTGACTTCATGGAGATCAACTGCTCAG TTTTTGACGATGAAGACGAGAACAAATTGACCTACACGGAAATCCACAAGCAGTTCAAGCAGCTG GTAGAGAAGCTGTTGGACAACCACATGCAGGAGATTGGCATAAATGAGCAGCAGTTTGTCGAAGCCTACACCTCTCCCTTCGCCAAGGCAAAAACTTTGCAG GTGGTTTTCCAGCCAGTCCTGGCCACCGATGACTTCCAGATGTTTCGCTCATTGATGGTCCAGAGAAATATGGAGCTGCAGTTGCAGGCGCTTAGGGTTATCAAGGAGAGACatg GTGCTCTTCCAGAGTGTCTTACAGACGGTGCCGATGTGATGTCAGAGCTGGAGCAACAGGAGATGACGATTCTGCAGGAGGTTCTTAA AAAGTCAAAGGAGGAGTATGACGAAGGGCTGTCTCAGAGGAGGGTCGGCTCCACCTCGGGTCCCTGTTCCGGCAGCAGGACTCCGGGGGAGGCCCCAACCCAGAACCTGGGCAGCAGCCGAGCCCAG GGAACCCTGGTTTACTCCTGGTCCCAGGCCCCCAGAAGCCCCAGCAGTGGCAGAGCGGCCCTAAGAGAGGaagcaggggttctcaacgATCCTGAAGGGACCAGCGGCCCCGCTGCCACCAAACAGCCCACAG CCTCCAAAGTGCTTCCAGTCGTCAGAGCACCGGTGAAGGGGGGCGAGCCCCCAGCAGACCCCTACCCCGGGTCCCAGGAGCAAGGCAACACTAAGCAGAGTTCTACGGAGCCAAGTCTGGACGATGCGCGCAGGGAGGCGGGCATCCCCAAGCCCTACACC GAGCTGTCCgagtcccagcagcagcaggtccagCAGAGGGCCCAGTACCTgcgggagcagagagacaaGCTGCAGGCTCTGAAGCGGGGACAGCAGAATGGCCGACAGACGGCCATTCCGGAGGAGAGAGCCCCTcacccacccccagcccccgtcACCCCG GAGGTCTCTgctgaggagaagaagaaactCCAGAAGAGGAAGCACCTGGCTGAGAAGCTGAAAGAAGAAGTCATTAAAAAATGA
- the cfap36 gene encoding cilia- and flagella-associated protein 36 isoform X2: MAEEDWVLESIVGYLGSPEWVIPVSDFMEINCSVFDDEDENKLTYTEIHKQFKQLVEKLLDNHMQEIGINEQQFVEAYTSPFAKAKTLQVVFQPVLATDDFQMFRSLMVQRNMELQLQALRVIKERHGALPECLTDGADVMSELEQQEMTILQEVLKKSKEEYDEGLSQRRVGSTSGPCSGSRTPGEAPTQNLGSSRAQGTLVYSWSQAPRSPSSGRAALREEAGVLNDPEGTSGPAATKQPTASKVLPVVRAPVKGGEPPADPYPGSQEQGNTKQSSTEPSLDDARREAGIPKPYTELSESQQQQVQQRAQYLREQRDKLQALKRGQQNGRQTAIPEERAPHPPPAPVTPEAVGQRNGAPSPPPPAPHAPTSKQKEVSAEEKKKLQKRKHLAEKLKEEVIKK, translated from the exons ATGGCCGAGGAGGACTGGGTGCTGGAGAGTATTGTTGGCTATTTGGGGAGTCCGGAGTGGGTGATTCCTGTCTCTGACTTCATGGAGATCAACTGCTCAG TTTTTGACGATGAAGACGAGAACAAATTGACCTACACGGAAATCCACAAGCAGTTCAAGCAGCTG GTAGAGAAGCTGTTGGACAACCACATGCAGGAGATTGGCATAAATGAGCAGCAGTTTGTCGAAGCCTACACCTCTCCCTTCGCCAAGGCAAAAACTTTGCAG GTGGTTTTCCAGCCAGTCCTGGCCACCGATGACTTCCAGATGTTTCGCTCATTGATGGTCCAGAGAAATATGGAGCTGCAGTTGCAGGCGCTTAGGGTTATCAAGGAGAGACatg GTGCTCTTCCAGAGTGTCTTACAGACGGTGCCGATGTGATGTCAGAGCTGGAGCAACAGGAGATGACGATTCTGCAGGAGGTTCTTAA AAAGTCAAAGGAGGAGTATGACGAAGGGCTGTCTCAGAGGAGGGTCGGCTCCACCTCGGGTCCCTGTTCCGGCAGCAGGACTCCGGGGGAGGCCCCAACCCAGAACCTGGGCAGCAGCCGAGCCCAG GGAACCCTGGTTTACTCCTGGTCCCAGGCCCCCAGAAGCCCCAGCAGTGGCAGAGCGGCCCTAAGAGAGGaagcaggggttctcaacgATCCTGAAGGGACCAGCGGCCCCGCTGCCACCAAACAGCCCACAG CCTCCAAAGTGCTTCCAGTCGTCAGAGCACCGGTGAAGGGGGGCGAGCCCCCAGCAGACCCCTACCCCGGGTCCCAGGAGCAAGGCAACACTAAGCAGAGTTCTACGGAGCCAAGTCTGGACGATGCGCGCAGGGAGGCGGGCATCCCCAAGCCCTACACC GAGCTGTCCgagtcccagcagcagcaggtccagCAGAGGGCCCAGTACCTgcgggagcagagagacaaGCTGCAGGCTCTGAAGCGGGGACAGCAGAATGGCCGACAGACGGCCATTCCGGAGGAGAGAGCCCCTcacccacccccagcccccgtcACCCCG GAGGCAGTGGGCCAGAGGAACGGGGCTCCTAGCCCACCTCCCCCAGCACCACATGCTCCCACCTCCAAACAGAAG GAGGTCTCTgctgaggagaagaagaaactCCAGAAGAGGAAGCACCTGGCTGAGAAGCTGAAAGAAGAAGTCATTAAAAAATGA
- the cfap36 gene encoding cilia- and flagella-associated protein 36 isoform X6, whose amino-acid sequence MQEIGINEQQFVEAYTSPFAKAKTLQVVFQPVLATDDFQMFRSLMVQRNMELQLQALRVIKERHGALPECLTDGADVMSELEQQEMTILQEVLKKSKEEYDEGLSQRRVGSTSGPCSGSRTPGEAPTQNLGSSRAQGTLVYSWSQAPRSPSSGRAALREEAGVLNDPEGTSGPAATKQPTASKVLPVVRAPVKGGEPPADPYPGSQEQGNTKQSSTEPSLDDARREAGIPKPYTELSESQQQQVQQRAQYLREQRDKLQALKRGQQNGRQTAIPEERAPHPPPAPVTPEAVGQRNGAPSPPPPAPHAPTSKQKEVSAEEKKKLQKRKHLAEKLKEEVIKK is encoded by the exons ATGCAGGAGATTGGCATAAATGAGCAGCAGTTTGTCGAAGCCTACACCTCTCCCTTCGCCAAGGCAAAAACTTTGCAG GTGGTTTTCCAGCCAGTCCTGGCCACCGATGACTTCCAGATGTTTCGCTCATTGATGGTCCAGAGAAATATGGAGCTGCAGTTGCAGGCGCTTAGGGTTATCAAGGAGAGACatg GTGCTCTTCCAGAGTGTCTTACAGACGGTGCCGATGTGATGTCAGAGCTGGAGCAACAGGAGATGACGATTCTGCAGGAGGTTCTTAA AAAGTCAAAGGAGGAGTATGACGAAGGGCTGTCTCAGAGGAGGGTCGGCTCCACCTCGGGTCCCTGTTCCGGCAGCAGGACTCCGGGGGAGGCCCCAACCCAGAACCTGGGCAGCAGCCGAGCCCAG GGAACCCTGGTTTACTCCTGGTCCCAGGCCCCCAGAAGCCCCAGCAGTGGCAGAGCGGCCCTAAGAGAGGaagcaggggttctcaacgATCCTGAAGGGACCAGCGGCCCCGCTGCCACCAAACAGCCCACAG CCTCCAAAGTGCTTCCAGTCGTCAGAGCACCGGTGAAGGGGGGCGAGCCCCCAGCAGACCCCTACCCCGGGTCCCAGGAGCAAGGCAACACTAAGCAGAGTTCTACGGAGCCAAGTCTGGACGATGCGCGCAGGGAGGCGGGCATCCCCAAGCCCTACACC GAGCTGTCCgagtcccagcagcagcaggtccagCAGAGGGCCCAGTACCTgcgggagcagagagacaaGCTGCAGGCTCTGAAGCGGGGACAGCAGAATGGCCGACAGACGGCCATTCCGGAGGAGAGAGCCCCTcacccacccccagcccccgtcACCCCG GAGGCAGTGGGCCAGAGGAACGGGGCTCCTAGCCCACCTCCCCCAGCACCACATGCTCCCACCTCCAAACAGAAG GAGGTCTCTgctgaggagaagaagaaactCCAGAAGAGGAAGCACCTGGCTGAGAAGCTGAAAGAAGAAGTCATTAAAAAATGA